A stretch of the Meles meles chromosome 19, mMelMel3.1 paternal haplotype, whole genome shotgun sequence genome encodes the following:
- the PGLYRP1 gene encoding peptidoglycan recognition protein 1, with amino-acid sequence MSAPCALLTWALLALFGLGLGVPGEDFPCSCCPIVPRREWKAPASKCVDKLKLPARYVVVSHTAGSPCDSPASCLKQVQNVHSYHAGTLNWCDVGYNFLIGEDGLVYEGRGWDTKGDHTGKIWNPISIGISFMGNYMERSPPPRALRAAQSLLVCGVTQGKLSPTYEVKGHRDVQRTLSPGDQLYEIIQTWPHYHE; translated from the exons ATGTCCGCCCCCTGTGCGCTGCTCACCTGGGCCCTCCTGGCTCTCTTCGGCCTCGGGCTCGGGGTGCCTGGAGAAGACTTTCCATGCTCCTGCTGCCCCATAGTGCCCCGGAGAGAGTGGAAGGCCCCGGCATCCAAGTGCGTGGATAAGTTGAAACTGCCCGCACGCTACGTGGTGGTGTCACACACAGCCGGCAGCCCCTGCGACAGCCCGGCCTCGTGCCTGAAGCAGGTCCAGAACGTGCACAGCTACCACGCAGGAACGCTGAACTGGTGTGACGTGGGCTACAA CTTCCTGATTGGAGAAGATGGGCTCGTGTATGAAGGCCGGGGCTGGGACACCAAGGGCGACCACACAGGCAAGATCTGGAACCCTATCTCCATTGGCATCTCCTTCATGGGTAACTATATGG AGCGGTCACCTCCACCCCGGGCCCTCAGGGCAGCCCAAAGTCTGCTGGTTTGCGGTGTGACTCAGGGAAAGCTGAGCCCCACGTATGAGGTCAAAGGACACCGGGATGTGCAGCGGACACTCTCTCCAGGCGACCAACTCTATGAGATCATCCAGACTTGGCCACACTACCACGAGTGA